A region of Nitrospiraceae bacterium DNA encodes the following proteins:
- a CDS encoding response regulator, translating to MNRVKDSDVPGQDGSLKSDHPGQHVGILFYVDDDAFVRSSVARRLIRRGYLVREFDSGEAVVACLQDQAARPDVILLDYNMPGMDGLETFQEIRHLSSHTPVILFTAYSGAFNVEEVKRQGLFDVLTKNVELDNIIQVIQLAIAQKKEHPSP from the coding sequence ATGAACCGGGTGAAGGATTCGGACGTTCCCGGCCAGGATGGCAGTCTGAAGTCTGATCATCCAGGACAGCATGTCGGCATCCTTTTTTATGTCGATGATGATGCGTTTGTACGCTCGAGTGTAGCCAGGCGGCTGATCCGGCGGGGGTATCTGGTTCGAGAGTTTGACTCAGGAGAAGCGGTGGTCGCCTGCCTCCAGGATCAAGCCGCTCGGCCTGATGTCATTCTCTTAGATTATAACATGCCGGGGATGGATGGGTTGGAGACCTTCCAGGAAATCCGTCACCTTTCCAGTCACACGCCGGTTATCTTGTTCACGGCATATTCCGGCGCATTCAATGTCGAAGAGGTGAAACGACAGGGTCTTTTCGATGTGCTCACCAAGAATGTGGAATTAGACAACATAATTCAAGTGATACAATTGGCCATTGCTCAGAAAAAAGAGCATCCTTCTCCATAG
- a CDS encoding alkaline phosphatase D family protein gives MMKRNFMNGRRTLIGLLAFWGLMGCASVDTGLLVKDENIDVDCAVGDVTAHEAVVWMKTREAQSLVIQYTADSTWTAYLETAVLQTSATRDFTAHAVLTNLQPATRYSYRGTIQGGPPVGPCQFVTAPLPEEAVPVTFVIGGDTRHGYHPYKMMQTLQEEKPDFFVFLGDTIYSDKEKPAHELAEYWAKYRENRDGFVKRLLANIPVYVMWDDHEVDSDFISTHPRLPIGRQAFFDYWPIRVNAREPGRLYRSFQWGKGVEFFLLDTRQYRNPSTQTMLGEAQKQWLLHQLKASQATTKFIVSSVPFSDPRKDKWGEYPHERDEILQFIRDQAISGVFFLAGDVHHGAVSRMPGFADMQEMIFGPLAAHMNYKVSSSEPRFEFFYHQTPNFGKITVHPDPAHPTVHIEWIDAHHQVIYDVRIENSPFPSQPQ, from the coding sequence ATGATGAAACGAAATTTCATGAATGGCAGGAGGACCCTGATAGGCCTCCTGGCGTTTTGGGGACTGATGGGCTGCGCCTCAGTGGATACCGGGCTCCTCGTGAAAGATGAGAATATTGACGTCGATTGCGCTGTTGGAGATGTGACGGCCCATGAGGCTGTTGTGTGGATGAAAACCAGGGAGGCCCAGTCGTTGGTGATCCAGTATACAGCGGATTCCACTTGGACTGCCTACCTGGAAACGGCAGTCCTGCAGACCAGTGCGACCAGAGATTTCACGGCCCATGCGGTGTTAACAAACTTGCAGCCGGCTACTCGGTACTCGTATCGAGGCACGATCCAGGGAGGTCCTCCAGTCGGGCCATGCCAATTTGTCACAGCGCCTCTTCCAGAAGAAGCCGTTCCGGTCACGTTTGTCATTGGAGGGGACACTCGGCATGGGTATCATCCCTATAAGATGATGCAGACGTTGCAGGAAGAGAAGCCCGATTTTTTTGTCTTTCTCGGGGATACTATCTATTCGGATAAAGAAAAGCCGGCTCACGAGTTGGCGGAATATTGGGCCAAATATAGAGAAAATCGTGATGGCTTTGTGAAACGATTGCTGGCCAATATCCCGGTGTACGTCATGTGGGACGATCATGAGGTGGATAGCGACTTTATCTCGACGCATCCGCGTTTGCCGATTGGGCGCCAGGCCTTTTTTGATTATTGGCCGATTCGCGTGAATGCCCGAGAGCCGGGTCGGCTCTATCGATCATTTCAATGGGGGAAGGGAGTCGAATTCTTTTTGTTGGACACCCGGCAATACCGGAATCCGTCCACGCAAACGATGTTGGGTGAGGCGCAAAAACAATGGTTGTTGCATCAGCTGAAGGCCTCTCAAGCGACGACCAAATTTATTGTATCTTCCGTTCCCTTTTCCGATCCACGCAAAGATAAATGGGGAGAATACCCTCATGAACGTGACGAGATTCTTCAGTTTATTCGAGACCAGGCCATTTCAGGTGTGTTCTTTCTTGCGGGAGATGTCCACCATGGGGCTGTCAGCCGCATGCCGGGTTTTGCCGATATGCAAGAAATGATTTTTGGCCCATTAGCCGCGCATATGAATTATAAAGTTTCGTCGAGTGAGCCACGGTTTGAATTTTTCTACCACCAAACTCCCAATTTTGGAAAAATAACCGTGCATCCTGATCCGGCCCATCCCACGGTTCACATCGAGTGGATTGATGCACATCATCAAGTCATTTACGACGTTCGAATAGAGAATAGTC